The Tenebrio molitor chromosome 5, icTenMoli1.1, whole genome shotgun sequence genome has a segment encoding these proteins:
- the LOC138130061 gene encoding diacylglycerol kinase eta isoform X6: protein MEDWLGALTAASQRRFHEPDQPDCLSGYHHWYATSHARPTYCNVCREALSGVTSHGLSCEVCKCKVHKRCAAKAINNCKWTTLASVGKDIVEDTDGNITMPHQWMEGNLPVSAKCAVCDKTCGSVLRHKKTTPQLKQPPCRLQDWRCLWCRATVHTQCRPDLSPSCPLGPARVSVVPPTALHSIQDEAWEAVRPQASSPLLVFVNSKSGDNQGVKFLRRFKQLLNPAQVFDLISTGPRLGLRLFRHFDPFRILVCSGDGSVGWVLSEIDKLDMHKQCQVAVLPLGTGNDLARVLGWGSSCDDDTHLPQLLEKYEKAGTKMLDRWSIMAFERTIAMPKLSLTPGQPDGQLHNQITQYEDSLVTHLQNILQSDETSVILNSAKRLCETVKEFATQVSESSITRGDEQLGKKCDILQQKLDLLLATLTSEQLDAANLDESKMKQDDTDSEVSFDKAKSEKSEKDLSNFNFRKHRRTSRFMEREKDALLLRANSLKRAIRNLVEHTEQVVDEQNRQASSNIPTVKISLSTDLDKEEAAKMDSLKVLPTIESGSSTDVSSCPSPTSSILTARLANISPMPDVRRDSTVDDPDLLTTLPVPPDFADSRRSSQVQPSSVVDAATEKILRETCSTLVSIGNLKTNEPEADAGQDRQRRESTKYEEEEKECSSILSAISNEEVSITSEILDQKSFCPRKNSDGEDLNGHICHIDSPETDTYPNSDALHGESLMDDISSMLGEVLYGYDQDSIENTYTDDTTLFTSDGTELKLERRMSMKRDSIEKKRKSSRTKLDDDTQFGFENRAFMSQHVYLDNKLESEPTRYCSLAQFVEGNDIARRSFKRVRSTTKISKTEANVNRQSTLMEESEVTPIGSHSNLNKLEKELSNVSTSTLKALEAEAEEEKKEEAVETPKNPEETETTEKPTTETCVFPQVSVIVEPPSPVLTEDIRSERMVKLGVEIEIESGSDLDLRNLCSKAERLSTSDITTSNNSSSSNLLGIDNEQFLTRSPAATRRISCCSMLNPAEAAALAAAAAATSSFYTDAEKKEREKKDDREKENRKLPIINPLVRLPTWPNVSTGSGFISKCLLANADTLCAAVSPLIDPDETLLEGFYERCVMNNYFGIGIDAKISLDFHHKREEHPEKCRSRAKNYMWYGVLGSKQWLQKTYKNLEQRVQLECDGQRIPLPSLQGIVILNIPSFMGGINFWGGTKEDHIFLPPSFDDKILEVVAVFGSVQMAASRLINLQHHRIAQCQSIQINILGEEGVPIQVDGEAWIQPPGIIRILHKNRMQMLCRNRALENSLKSWEEKQRQSIAAQGKPRHSISHDKGRHSFTRQSMPGHEKSFLGVNFEKIRQHSFSGAVPVHHEKQQTVTFVEKPPAPVEPDILFTDEEHYLLLNFIECTTTLTKWIKILAISYSLESDLYTLATKCDTCLENIHPNGKILEGPSLRVEFTKLVTAVKQLYEDSCCLLHDRGDKLKLREDLENKLSASLANTELELRKCVMYDKPQGSLVYLQPVQGDQSEHKRKGLFWLKFRAKGTGSAQQQTGKKSGREVASWGTQEVATWLETLQLSEYIDSFVKNDIRGRELLTLARRDLKDLGVTKVGHVKRILQAIKDLTQGL from the exons ATGGAGGACTGGCTCGGCGCCCTCACTGCCGCCTCCCAGCGCCGCTTCCACGAGCCCGACCAGCCAGACTGCCTTTCCGGATACCACCACTGGTACGCCACCTCCCATGCCCGCCCCACCTACTGCAACGTCTGCCGGGAGGCCCTCAGCGGCGTCACCAGCCACGGCCTCTCATGCGAGGTGTGCAAGTGCAAGGTGCACAAGAGGTGCGCCGCCAAAGCGATCAACAACTGCAAGTGGACGACGCTGGCGTCGGTCGGGAAGGACATCGTCGAGGACACCGACGGG AATATTACAATGCCGCACCAGTGGATGGAGGGAAATTTGCCAGTTTCTGCGAAATGTGCTGTTTGTGATAAAACTTGTGGTTCGGTACTTAG ACACAAAAAAACCACACCACAACTTAAACAACCTCCTTGCAGGCTGCAGGACTGGAGATGTTTATGGTGTCGAGCGACCGTGCACACTCAGTGCAGACCCGACCTGTCCCCCTCGTGCCCCCTGGGTCCCGCCAGAGTGAGCGTGGTGCCCCCGACGGCCCTCCATTCCATCCAGGACGAGGCATGGGAGGCCGTGCGACCCCAAGCTTCTTCCCCCCTTCTGGTATTCGTGAATTCCAAATCAG GTGACAACCAAGGTGTTAAGTTTCTCCGGAGATTCAAACAATTACTCAACCCCGCACAAGTTTTCGATCTCATTTCAACTGGGCCCAGATTAGGTTTAAGACTGTTCCGACACTTCGATCCATTCCGTATTCTAGTTTGCAGCGGGGATGGATCCGTTGGATGGGTATTATCGGAAATCGACAAGCTCGACATGCAT AAACAATGTCAAGTGGCGGTGCTTCCGCTTGGAACTGGAAATGATTTGGCTCGCGTGTTGGGTTGGGGTTCGTCCTGTGACGACGACACCCACCTGCCGCAGCTGTTGGAAAAGTACGAAAAAGCCGGAACGAAGATGTTGGACCGTTGGTCGATAATGGCCTTCGAACGAACGATAGCGATGCCTAAGCTGTCTTTAACCCCAGGTCAGCCCGATGGTCAATTACACAATCAAATCACTCAATACGAAGATTCTTTGGTAACGCATTTACAAAACATCCTCCAGTCGGACGAAACATCGGTGATTTTGAATTCGGCAAAGCGTCTCTGCGAGACGGTGAAGGAATTCGCGACGCAAGTCTCGGAAAGTTCAATAACGAGAGGTGACGAGCAGTTAGGGAAAAAGTGTGATATTTTACAACAAAAgttagatttattattagcGACTTTAACGAGCGAACAATTAGACGCGGCCAATCTAGACGAATCCAAGATGAAACAGGACGACACCGACAGCGAGGTGTCCTTCGACAAAGCCAAATCCGAGAAGAGCGAGAAGGATTTGAGCAACTTCAACTTTCGAAAGCACAGGAGGACTTCCAGGTTCATGGAGCGAGAGAAGGACGCTCTGCTGCTGAGGGCCAATAGTCTCAAACGAGCCATCCGGAATTTGGTCGAACACACCGAACAAGTGGTGGACGAGCAAAACAGACAAGCGTCGTCTAACATACCCACCGTGAAGATCTCCCTGAGTACGGACCTGGACAAGGAAGAGGCGGCCAAAATGGACTCGCTCAAAGTACTGCCGACCATAGAGTCCGGCTCCAGCACGGACGTCAGCTCGTGCCCCTCGCCCACCAGTTCGATTCTGACGGCCAGACTGGCAAACATATCACCGATGCCCGACGTCAGAAGAGACTCGACAGTCGACGATCCGGACCTTCTCACCACTCTGCCGGTGCCGCCGGACTTCGCCGACAGTCGACGGTCCAGCCAGGTCCAACCGAG TAGCGTGGTGGACGCCGCCACCGAGAAGATCTTACGCGAAACTTGCTCAACGTTAGTATCGATAGGCAATCTCAAGACCAACGAACCGGAAGCGGACGCGGGTCAAGACAGACAACGACGCGAGAGTACAAAGTACGAAGAAGAGGAAAAAGAGTGCAGCAGCATTCTTTCGGCGATCTCCAACGAAGAAGTCAGCATCACGTCGGAGATACTGGACCAGAAGTCGTTCTGCCCGCGCAAGAACAGCGACGGGGAAGACTTGAACGGCCACATCTGCCACATAGACTCGCCAGAGACCGACACCTACCCGAACTCGGACGCTCTGCACGGCGAGTCCCTCATGGACGACATCAGCTCGATGCTGGGGGAAGTTTTGTACGGTTACGACCAGGACAGCATAGAGAACACGTACACCGACGACACCACGCTGTTCACCAGCGACGGGACAGAATTGAAGCTCGAAAGGAGGATGAGCATGAAGAGAGATTCGATCGAAAAGAAACGCAAGAGTTCCAGGACCAAACTGGACGACGACACACAATTCGGATTTGAAAACCGTGCCTTCATGTCGCAGCATGTATACTTAGATAATAAGCTAGAGAGTGAACCGACGAGGTACTGCAGTTTGGCTCAGTTCGTAGAAGGTAATGACATAGCGAGGAGGTCGTTCAAAAGGGTTCGTTCCACAACGAAAATATCGAAAACGGAGGCGAACGTCAACAGACAAAGCACACTCATGGAAGAAAGCGAGGTCACCCCGATAGGCTCGCACAGCAACttgaacaagctagaaaaggAACTGTCAAATGTGTCGACTTCTACGCTGAAGGCTCTAGAAGCGGAAGCGGAAGAAGAGAAGAAAGAGGAGGCCGTTGAGACGCCTAAAAACCCCGAAGAAACAGAAACAACTGAAAAACCGACAACGGAAACG TGTGTATTCCCCCAAGTGAGCGTCATAGTTGAACCCCCGTCTCCGGTGTTAACCGAAGACATCCGAAGCGAACGCATGGTGAAGCTGGGTGTGGAGATCGAAATAGAGTCGGGTTCGGATCTGGACCTACGAAATCTTTGCTCCAAAGCTGAGCGATTGTCGACCAGTGACATCACGACCAGCAATAACAGTTCCAGTTCCAATTTATTGGGCATCGACAACGAACAGTTCCTGACGAGATCGCCCGCGGCGACTCGCAGAATCTCCTGTTGCAGCATGTTGAATCCTGCAGAGGCGGCAGCTCTGGCGGCCGCCGCTGCCGCCACCTCTAGTTTCTACACCGACGCCGAAAAGAAAGAGAGGGAGAAAAAGGACGATAGGGAAAAGGAAAACCGTAAACTGCCCATCATTAACCCCTTAGTTCGCTTGCCGACGTGGCCAA ATGTGAGCACGGGAAGTGGTTTCATTAGCAAATGTCTTCTAGCTAATGCAGACACCCTTTGCGCAGCCGTAAGCCCCCTAATTGACCCAGACGAAACCCTGCTCGAGGGTTTCTACGAACGGTGCGTCATGAATAACTATTTCGGCATCGGAATTGACGCCAAAATTTCTCTGGATTTCCACCACAAGCGCGAAGAGCACCCCGAAAAATGCAGATCACGCGCTAAAAACTACATGTGGTACGGGGTGCTGGGCAGCAAGCAGTGGCTGCAGAAGACTTACAAAAATCTAGAACAAAGGGTCCAGCTGGAGTGCGACGGCCAAAGGATTCCTTTGCCGAGCCTCCAGGGCATCGTCATCCTCAATATACCCAG TTTCATGGGGGGCATCAACTTCTGGGGGGGCACCAAGGAAGACCACATCTTCCTGCCGCCCTCCTTCGACGACAAAATCCTCGAAGTGGTGGCGGTGTTCGGGTCGGTCCAGATGGCGGCTTCTCGACTGATCAACTTACAGCACCACCGCATAGCGCAATGCCAGAGCATCCAGATTAACATCCTGGGCGAGGAGGGCGTGCCCATCCAAGTGGACGGTGAGGCCTGGATCCAACCGCCGGGGATCATAAGAATCCTCCACAAGAACCGCATGCAGATGCTGTGCCGCAACCGCGCTCTGGAAAACTCCCTCAAGTCGTGGGAGGAGAAACAAAGACAGAGCATAGCCGCGCAGGGCAAACCCAGACATTCCATCTCGCACGACAAGGGCAGACACAGTTTCACCCGACAGAGCATGCCGGGTCACGAGAAGTCCTTCCTGGGGGTCAACTTCGAGAAGATCCGCCAGCACTCGTTCAGCGGTGCCGTTCCCGTGCACCACGAGAAGCAACAAACCGTGACCTTCGTGGAGAAACCGCCGGCTCCGGTCGAGCCCGACATTTTATTCACCGACGAGGAACACTACCTCCTGCTGAACTTCATCGAATGCACCACGACTTTAACGAAATGGATCAAAATATTAGCAATCAGTTACTCGTTAGAATCAGATTTGTATACGTTAGCGACCAAATGCGATACTTGCCTTGAAAATATACATCCAAACGGAAAAATACTAGAGGGACCTTCTTTACGGGTCGAATTTACCAAATTGGTTACCGCTGTTAAACAACTGTACGAAGACAGTTGTTGTCTGTTGCACGACAGGGGAGACAAACTCAAACTACGAGAGGACCTAGAGAATAAACTAAGTGCCAGTTTAGCCAATACGGAACTAGAATTAAGGAAATGTGTGATGTACGACAAGCCGCAAGGGAGTCTGGTTTATCTGCAACCGGTGCAAGGCGACCAG TCCGAGCACAAGCGCAAAGGCCTCTTCTGGCTCAAGTTCCGAGCCAAAGGAACCGGCTCGGCCCAGCAGCAAACGGGGAAGAAATCTGGACGCGAGGTGGCCTCCTGGGGCACCCAAGAGGTGGCGACGTGGCTCGAGACTCTGCAGCTGTCGGAGTACATCGACAGCTTCGTCAAGAACGACATAAGAGGGCGGGAGCTTCTCACTCTGGCCAGGCGGGATTTGAAAGACTTAGGTGTTACTAAAGTAGGTCATGTAAAAAGAATACTGCAAGCCATCAAGGATTTGACTCAAGGtttataa
- the LOC138130061 gene encoding diacylglycerol kinase eta isoform X5 encodes MASGGKSAKNLGGRSPGGGEDSSESDGETEPAKSFHRRLSTNRDIKCSASIKEGYLLKQTWSFQRWRRRYFKLKGRKLYYAKDTKAVIFDEIELTDLCLAECSTKNVNHSFQVITPFRSLVLCAESRREMEDWLGALTAASQRRFHEPDQPDCLSGYHHWYATSHARPTYCNVCREALSGVTSHGLSCEVCKCKVHKRCAAKAINNCKWTTLASVGKDIVEDTDGNITMPHQWMEGNLPVSAKCAVCDKTCGSVLRHKKTTPQLKQPPCRLQDWRCLWCRATVHTQCRPDLSPSCPLGPARVSVVPPTALHSIQDEAWEAVRPQASSPLLVFVNSKSGDNQGVKFLRRFKQLLNPAQVFDLISTGPRLGLRLFRHFDPFRILVCSGDGSVGWVLSEIDKLDMHKQCQVAVLPLGTGNDLARVLGWGSSCDDDTHLPQLLEKYEKAGTKMLDRWSIMAFERTIAMPKLSLTPGQPDGQLHNQITQYEDSLVTHLQNILQSDETSVILNSAKRLCETVKEFATQVSESSITRATLTSEQLDAANLDESKMKQDDTDSEVSFDKAKSEKSEKDLSNFNFRKHRRTSRFMEREKDALLLRANSLKRAIRNLVEHTEQVVDEQNRQASSNIPTVKISLSTDLDKEEAAKMDSLKVLPTIESGSSTDVSSCPSPTSSILTARLANISPMPDVRRDSTVDDPDLLTTLPVPPDFADSRRSSQVQPSSVVDAATEKILRETCSTLVSIGNLKTNEPEADAGQDRQRRESTKYEEEEKECSSILSAISNEEVSITSEILDQKSFCPRKNSDGEDLNGHICHIDSPETDTYPNSDALHGESLMDDISSMLGEVLYGYDQDSIENTYTDDTTLFTSDGTELKLERRMSMKRDSIEKKRKSSRTKLDDDTQFGFENRAFMSQHVYLDNKLESEPTRYCSLAQFVEGNDIARRSFKRVRSTTKISKTEANVNRQSTLMEESEVTPIGSHSNLNKLEKELSNVSTSTLKALEAEAEEEKKEEAVETPKNPEETETTEKPTTETCVFPQVSVIVEPPSPVLTEDIRSERMVKLGVEIEIESGSDLDLRNLCSKAERLSTSDITTSNNSSSSNLLGIDNEQFLTRSPAATRRISCCSMLNPAEAAALAAAAAATSSFYTDAEKKEREKKDDREKENRKLPIINPLVRLPTWPNVSTGSGFISKCLLANADTLCAAVSPLIDPDETLLEGFYERCVMNNYFGIGIDAKISLDFHHKREEHPEKCRSRAKNYMWYGVLGSKQWLQKTYKNLEQRVQLECDGQRIPLPSLQGIVILNIPSFMGGINFWGGTKEDHIFLPPSFDDKILEVVAVFGSVQMAASRLINLQHHRIAQCQSIQINILGEEGVPIQVDGEAWIQPPGIIRILHKNRMQMLCRNRALENSLKSWEEKQRQSIAAQGKPRHSISHDKGRHSFTRQSMPGHEKSFLGVNFEKIRQHSFSGAVPVHHEKQQTVTFVEKPPAPVEPDILFTDEEHYLLLNFIECTTTLTKWIKILAISYSLESDLYTLATKCDTCLENIHPNGKILEGPSLRVEFTKLVTAVKQLYEDSCCLLHDRGDKLKLREDLENKLSASLANTELELRKCVMYDKPQGSLVYLQPVQGDQSEHKRKGLFWLKFRAKGTGSAQQQTGKKSGREVASWGTQEVATWLETLQLSEYIDSFVKNDIRGRELLTLARRDLKDLGVTKVGHVKRILQAIKDLTQGL; translated from the exons GTGATCACCCCGTTCAGATCCCTGGTGCTGTGCGCCGAGTCCCGCCGCGAGATGGAGGACTGGCTCGGCGCCCTCACTGCCGCCTCCCAGCGCCGCTTCCACGAGCCCGACCAGCCAGACTGCCTTTCCGGATACCACCACTGGTACGCCACCTCCCATGCCCGCCCCACCTACTGCAACGTCTGCCGGGAGGCCCTCAGCGGCGTCACCAGCCACGGCCTCTCATGCGAGGTGTGCAAGTGCAAGGTGCACAAGAGGTGCGCCGCCAAAGCGATCAACAACTGCAAGTGGACGACGCTGGCGTCGGTCGGGAAGGACATCGTCGAGGACACCGACGGG AATATTACAATGCCGCACCAGTGGATGGAGGGAAATTTGCCAGTTTCTGCGAAATGTGCTGTTTGTGATAAAACTTGTGGTTCGGTACTTAG ACACAAAAAAACCACACCACAACTTAAACAACCTCCTTGCAGGCTGCAGGACTGGAGATGTTTATGGTGTCGAGCGACCGTGCACACTCAGTGCAGACCCGACCTGTCCCCCTCGTGCCCCCTGGGTCCCGCCAGAGTGAGCGTGGTGCCCCCGACGGCCCTCCATTCCATCCAGGACGAGGCATGGGAGGCCGTGCGACCCCAAGCTTCTTCCCCCCTTCTGGTATTCGTGAATTCCAAATCAG GTGACAACCAAGGTGTTAAGTTTCTCCGGAGATTCAAACAATTACTCAACCCCGCACAAGTTTTCGATCTCATTTCAACTGGGCCCAGATTAGGTTTAAGACTGTTCCGACACTTCGATCCATTCCGTATTCTAGTTTGCAGCGGGGATGGATCCGTTGGATGGGTATTATCGGAAATCGACAAGCTCGACATGCAT AAACAATGTCAAGTGGCGGTGCTTCCGCTTGGAACTGGAAATGATTTGGCTCGCGTGTTGGGTTGGGGTTCGTCCTGTGACGACGACACCCACCTGCCGCAGCTGTTGGAAAAGTACGAAAAAGCCGGAACGAAGATGTTGGACCGTTGGTCGATAATGGCCTTCGAACGAACGATAGCGATGCCTAAGCTGTCTTTAACCCCAGGTCAGCCCGATGGTCAATTACACAATCAAATCACTCAATACGAAGATTCTTTGGTAACGCATTTACAAAACATCCTCCAGTCGGACGAAACATCGGTGATTTTGAATTCGGCAAAGCGTCTCTGCGAGACGGTGAAGGAATTCGCGACGCAAGTCTCGGAAAGTTCAATAACGAGAG cGACTTTAACGAGCGAACAATTAGACGCGGCCAATCTAGACGAATCCAAGATGAAACAGGACGACACCGACAGCGAGGTGTCCTTCGACAAAGCCAAATCCGAGAAGAGCGAGAAGGATTTGAGCAACTTCAACTTTCGAAAGCACAGGAGGACTTCCAGGTTCATGGAGCGAGAGAAGGACGCTCTGCTGCTGAGGGCCAATAGTCTCAAACGAGCCATCCGGAATTTGGTCGAACACACCGAACAAGTGGTGGACGAGCAAAACAGACAAGCGTCGTCTAACATACCCACCGTGAAGATCTCCCTGAGTACGGACCTGGACAAGGAAGAGGCGGCCAAAATGGACTCGCTCAAAGTACTGCCGACCATAGAGTCCGGCTCCAGCACGGACGTCAGCTCGTGCCCCTCGCCCACCAGTTCGATTCTGACGGCCAGACTGGCAAACATATCACCGATGCCCGACGTCAGAAGAGACTCGACAGTCGACGATCCGGACCTTCTCACCACTCTGCCGGTGCCGCCGGACTTCGCCGACAGTCGACGGTCCAGCCAGGTCCAACCGAG TAGCGTGGTGGACGCCGCCACCGAGAAGATCTTACGCGAAACTTGCTCAACGTTAGTATCGATAGGCAATCTCAAGACCAACGAACCGGAAGCGGACGCGGGTCAAGACAGACAACGACGCGAGAGTACAAAGTACGAAGAAGAGGAAAAAGAGTGCAGCAGCATTCTTTCGGCGATCTCCAACGAAGAAGTCAGCATCACGTCGGAGATACTGGACCAGAAGTCGTTCTGCCCGCGCAAGAACAGCGACGGGGAAGACTTGAACGGCCACATCTGCCACATAGACTCGCCAGAGACCGACACCTACCCGAACTCGGACGCTCTGCACGGCGAGTCCCTCATGGACGACATCAGCTCGATGCTGGGGGAAGTTTTGTACGGTTACGACCAGGACAGCATAGAGAACACGTACACCGACGACACCACGCTGTTCACCAGCGACGGGACAGAATTGAAGCTCGAAAGGAGGATGAGCATGAAGAGAGATTCGATCGAAAAGAAACGCAAGAGTTCCAGGACCAAACTGGACGACGACACACAATTCGGATTTGAAAACCGTGCCTTCATGTCGCAGCATGTATACTTAGATAATAAGCTAGAGAGTGAACCGACGAGGTACTGCAGTTTGGCTCAGTTCGTAGAAGGTAATGACATAGCGAGGAGGTCGTTCAAAAGGGTTCGTTCCACAACGAAAATATCGAAAACGGAGGCGAACGTCAACAGACAAAGCACACTCATGGAAGAAAGCGAGGTCACCCCGATAGGCTCGCACAGCAACttgaacaagctagaaaaggAACTGTCAAATGTGTCGACTTCTACGCTGAAGGCTCTAGAAGCGGAAGCGGAAGAAGAGAAGAAAGAGGAGGCCGTTGAGACGCCTAAAAACCCCGAAGAAACAGAAACAACTGAAAAACCGACAACGGAAACG TGTGTATTCCCCCAAGTGAGCGTCATAGTTGAACCCCCGTCTCCGGTGTTAACCGAAGACATCCGAAGCGAACGCATGGTGAAGCTGGGTGTGGAGATCGAAATAGAGTCGGGTTCGGATCTGGACCTACGAAATCTTTGCTCCAAAGCTGAGCGATTGTCGACCAGTGACATCACGACCAGCAATAACAGTTCCAGTTCCAATTTATTGGGCATCGACAACGAACAGTTCCTGACGAGATCGCCCGCGGCGACTCGCAGAATCTCCTGTTGCAGCATGTTGAATCCTGCAGAGGCGGCAGCTCTGGCGGCCGCCGCTGCCGCCACCTCTAGTTTCTACACCGACGCCGAAAAGAAAGAGAGGGAGAAAAAGGACGATAGGGAAAAGGAAAACCGTAAACTGCCCATCATTAACCCCTTAGTTCGCTTGCCGACGTGGCCAA ATGTGAGCACGGGAAGTGGTTTCATTAGCAAATGTCTTCTAGCTAATGCAGACACCCTTTGCGCAGCCGTAAGCCCCCTAATTGACCCAGACGAAACCCTGCTCGAGGGTTTCTACGAACGGTGCGTCATGAATAACTATTTCGGCATCGGAATTGACGCCAAAATTTCTCTGGATTTCCACCACAAGCGCGAAGAGCACCCCGAAAAATGCAGATCACGCGCTAAAAACTACATGTGGTACGGGGTGCTGGGCAGCAAGCAGTGGCTGCAGAAGACTTACAAAAATCTAGAACAAAGGGTCCAGCTGGAGTGCGACGGCCAAAGGATTCCTTTGCCGAGCCTCCAGGGCATCGTCATCCTCAATATACCCAG TTTCATGGGGGGCATCAACTTCTGGGGGGGCACCAAGGAAGACCACATCTTCCTGCCGCCCTCCTTCGACGACAAAATCCTCGAAGTGGTGGCGGTGTTCGGGTCGGTCCAGATGGCGGCTTCTCGACTGATCAACTTACAGCACCACCGCATAGCGCAATGCCAGAGCATCCAGATTAACATCCTGGGCGAGGAGGGCGTGCCCATCCAAGTGGACGGTGAGGCCTGGATCCAACCGCCGGGGATCATAAGAATCCTCCACAAGAACCGCATGCAGATGCTGTGCCGCAACCGCGCTCTGGAAAACTCCCTCAAGTCGTGGGAGGAGAAACAAAGACAGAGCATAGCCGCGCAGGGCAAACCCAGACATTCCATCTCGCACGACAAGGGCAGACACAGTTTCACCCGACAGAGCATGCCGGGTCACGAGAAGTCCTTCCTGGGGGTCAACTTCGAGAAGATCCGCCAGCACTCGTTCAGCGGTGCCGTTCCCGTGCACCACGAGAAGCAACAAACCGTGACCTTCGTGGAGAAACCGCCGGCTCCGGTCGAGCCCGACATTTTATTCACCGACGAGGAACACTACCTCCTGCTGAACTTCATCGAATGCACCACGACTTTAACGAAATGGATCAAAATATTAGCAATCAGTTACTCGTTAGAATCAGATTTGTATACGTTAGCGACCAAATGCGATACTTGCCTTGAAAATATACATCCAAACGGAAAAATACTAGAGGGACCTTCTTTACGGGTCGAATTTACCAAATTGGTTACCGCTGTTAAACAACTGTACGAAGACAGTTGTTGTCTGTTGCACGACAGGGGAGACAAACTCAAACTACGAGAGGACCTAGAGAATAAACTAAGTGCCAGTTTAGCCAATACGGAACTAGAATTAAGGAAATGTGTGATGTACGACAAGCCGCAAGGGAGTCTGGTTTATCTGCAACCGGTGCAAGGCGACCAG TCCGAGCACAAGCGCAAAGGCCTCTTCTGGCTCAAGTTCCGAGCCAAAGGAACCGGCTCGGCCCAGCAGCAAACGGGGAAGAAATCTGGACGCGAGGTGGCCTCCTGGGGCACCCAAGAGGTGGCGACGTGGCTCGAGACTCTGCAGCTGTCGGAGTACATCGACAGCTTCGTCAAGAACGACATAAGAGGGCGGGAGCTTCTCACTCTGGCCAGGCGGGATTTGAAAGACTTAGGTGTTACTAAAGTAGGTCATGTAAAAAGAATACTGCAAGCCATCAAGGATTTGACTCAAGGtttataa